One window of Pieris napi chromosome 1, ilPieNapi1.2, whole genome shotgun sequence genomic DNA carries:
- the LOC125055119 gene encoding uncharacterized protein LOC125055119 — MDAKDLRSDSTLVSAINDGNTNFDENNITLLSNRNKSYQDIESNSLGKVEAQGSRPCAIIGPDRVQPPPTAGDAYLKKASVEPWPCSDTVYQLQAEIPQKLPDYQSMRNISPRQTFQENMQRIMVPPYHSSKSIEDNALKNSKADMPLEVKYCDVPYSINPIVNSQKSIRSSDVPITAANSPYLTVQRHGWSGAVGPRPQRPFAPEFYQYPEVANFPGQRPLQRLHRPPQEDPAQGHVDRLYNEASVRFKPYPSTRERYTQHRYDYVSNYPNTYHPQLSFPPQKYDISKTLPSHPYPMYPQVPIRRVPDPIIDPYQRPSQPNFNPYQNQYISHSYGPVQGNCIPSKIYPYPPDMSPNTLTATKLPYDVNSKLYVDYENVRNKMYSSVDNMTYFNDPKRQTLAMHPGINMHHIPQHHVYRKDNMPVKPMESPYPNSYPLPHHLHYSSSLAKSPAESFSRLEAMHASIGGLQEDCGYVSQSSSASGRSIDSGNFKTQNEIYRKSDMLYGNGSRTSQKQRSNSVTSPDKKGLDVRQFLQMWNEGEDEVSDTAITSAKAVPTQSESNPEQLIILGSMTIPNEELSKYEHIQKISKLPENIKGYNSIELLDQYEQLVETPAIRYNKKPMSHEYQLSSKIARQSPLIPRPLSPLDVEAKISQSVIHKEVGCNFEIKPCSPKMMNVEIATPLHNIISERTIDKVLNTGVSNSKVIPNRTDIVAVNSPTTSCKMNTSYISNDDLIKNNNYSLQDLESNSGVCLASLPRLDSDIELNFPEINQQFIDANRFKISTTNEDLKSTTAQNLYKSENDSDKDFNDRRVQTPEINCVETAKLSKYRKIKTTDSLPNESRTDSVIIKNPDTMRKKEVYNDTVLQEKLEQIQKFDMNSDMQDNAILKDMSCSAIDFSLNTLNQSSAVSIHSENIIVQADLKTDKMSTKDENETQMCALSLVTKKVEMELSGLEQNDHNTKTEKKQSEPGFSLGLIYEDTTILPELDPNPKIDHPTPIVTTMLHDNKSLSDIESLIPCSSHAGLEDEIQFECDKANHKDEDIFKDDIVIAALSGSSVKYDNITNSNKNNMDKRKELVYIQNSKKNCSIKTNETPKQKLSNDLTTDSNINEVSANQNSENQVESIHSINKRSQVIDNAFYQMESPYCPEENTAHPKNIENLNPPEKNSVEKTLNYENVNNEPRRAQCAMQLDNSNAESELCEYNENDICKQRAMRSEKIISESSIIENNLNVVQVCKLQVKEDTNTNSKDDSNIKKSNKDEANEFENSWPDSIAHMDTGVNQIFINPSEAKKEDQEVKDIMQENLSKNNIICTTGLQFPSESLKSNNQNDLFSTIEDTSEISIANMPTDDRDASSNHNNDSSLSSCNNGLNELAPKEMVINENELNSEISPCVNNDLRNSEVSEDVVKHHIRNHTFSTYKKSFYKRCFRKAYFSPWMQKLFIFSSGLCVKSSQKQTEDIKYEKYFTNVDNRSIIENNNYDKCVEEIERNINDTISTSTPNYPSQDLIEKLFNPSQILINESKNHIGPDCIQEENIGSIDRENIESNNGDHDLNETPIEKLKNNVIFPKRVDLKRSLSDSAIDLYSDDSFNKVSSNKRRRLIFENFIEPRANEEDVCDVIQNNRRKSISAICNNDNLLILINDNEYIIAEEDCESSNIEYVESSEFLQVTEEANVNEVHKELQNDSILGSTELNVDCSLTHDFNQEKWLGGDSYGENIFNDDVAVDITISAPISPENSNLSSNDSVCTDNESDHIVRIKEIYGENMCMNDMQIVETLYKMPQMNVNKTLVDIESQNSLDNKNDVLLSPNRYSEILDPNISPILLDRSYRNDDDIILEHGEDRDIESSVRINVDNDDLNKYNGDEKRIESCDLINNTSLASNDCKYSASSSPEVSSTTSEDKCSSILLKITSVNGSRRSEINNVSDNVQQLRYKFTEKNDYHTNYRPLITKAAQKYIPPIIESHDLKVKLPLPQNSLNKLKELKLAKSEPLFSTISNHKKATMRQDVVRKKVKPKFEDVLKSIDEIQFKMHKDKFKKTKHSIPKVLIKKHENGAHYASTSIKKKLYNPDLTGRKWQPWVFIERNEFIDRMAQRNKRKAIYCHRKKTFVLEEKLKKYKSICTAKFVISQPTLDHPSSGNLKYTIRLKHNY; from the coding sequence ATGGACGCTAAAGATTTAAGAAGTGATTCTACTCTTGTATCTGCTATTAACGATGGAAACACCAACTTTGATGAAAACAACATTACGTTACTTAGTAATAGAAATAAGTCATATCAAGATATCGAATCAAACTCATTGGGTAAAGTGGAGGCGCAAGGCTCACGGCCGTGTGCTATTATAGGGCCCGATAGAGTGCAACCCCCGCCCACTGCTGGCGATGCATATCTCAAAAAAGCTTCAGTTGAACCATGGCCATGCTCAGATACTGTTTACCAACTACAAGCAGAGATCCCTCAGAAGTTACCAGATTATCAGTCAATGAGAAATATATCTCCCAGACAGACATTCCAAGAAAATATGCAGCGGATTATGGTGCCGCCTTATCATTCTTCTAAGAGTATTGAAGATAATGCTTTAAAAAATTCCAAAGCTGATATGCCACTAGAAGTTAAGTACTGTGATGTGCCTTACTCGATTAATCCTATAGTTAATAGCCAAAAAAGTATTAGGAGCTCAGATGTTCCGATAACTGCGGCAAATTCACCATATCTAACTGTGCAACGACATGGCTGGTCTGGTGCTGTTGGACCGCGGCCTCAAAGACCCTTTGCCCCAGAGTTCTATCAATATCCTGAGGTAGCCAACTTTCCAGGACAAAGACCATTGCAGAGACTTCATCGGCCACCACAAGAAGACCCTGCTCAAGGCCACGTAGATCGTTTGTATAATGAAGCAAGTGTGAGATTCAAACCTTATCCTAGTACAAGAGAACGGTATACACAACACAGGTATGATTATGTTTCTAATTATCCAAATACATATCACCCACAACTGTCATTCCCACCACAAAAGTATGATATAAGTAAAACATTACCGTCTCACCCATATCCCATGTATCCACAGGTTCCAATACGAAGAGTACCTGATCCAATTATAGATCCATACCAAAGACCAAGTCAACCAAATTTTAATCCCTAtcaaaatcaatatatttCTCATTCTTATGGACCAGTTCAAGGAAACTGTATACCTAGTAAAATTTATCCTTACCCACCAGATATGTCACCTAATACATTAACAGCTACTAAATTACCTTATGATGTGAATAGCAAACTATATGTtgattatgaaaatgttagaaacaaaatgtattcttCTGTTGACAATATGACATACTTTAATGATCCTAAGAGGCAAACATTAGCAATGCATCCCGGCATAAATATGCATCATATACCTCAACATCATGTGTATAGGAAAGATAATATGCCTGTGAAACCAATGGAGTCACCTTACCCAAATTCATATCCTTTACCACATCATTTGCATTATTCTTCATCCTTGGCAAAATCACCTGCAGAATCATTTTCTAGACTTGAAGCAATGCATGCATCAATAGGGGGGTTGCAAGAAGATTGTGGTTATGTTAGCCAATCATCATCTGCAAGTGGCAGGAGTATTGATTCTGGAAattttaaaactcaaaatgagatttatagAAAAAGTGATATGTTGTATGGAAATGGGTCAAGAACCTCTCAAAAACAAAGATCAAATTCTGTCACTAGCCCTGATAAAAAGGGTCTTGATGTCAGACAGTTTCTTCAAATGTGGAATGAAGGTGAGGATGAAGTTTCCGATACTGCTATCACATCAGCAAAAGCTGTACCTACCCAATCTGAAAGTAACCCAGAGCAACTTATTATTCTTGGTAGTATGACTATACCAAACGAAGAATTATCCAAATATgaacatatacaaaaaatatcaaaactaCCCGAAAATATTAAAGGTTATAACAGTATTGAATTACTTGATCAATATGAGCAGCTTGTTGAAACCCCTGCCATACGTTATAACAAGAAACCAATGTCACATGAATATCAGTTATCTTCAAAAATAGCAAGGCAATCACCCTTAATTCCCCGTCCATTATCACCATTAGATGTAGAAGCTAAAATAAGCCAATCAGTAATACATAAAGAAGTAGGgtgcaattttgaaataaaacctTGTAGCCCAAAAATGATGAATGTTGAAATAGCAACTCCTTTGCATAATATAATTAGTGAAAGAACAATTGacaaagttttaaatacaggtgtttcaaattcaaaagttattccTAATAGAACAGACATTGTTGCTGTCAATTCACCTACAACAAGCTGCAAAATGAATACATCCTATATTTCAAAtgatgatttaattaaaaataataattatagtttacAAGATTTAGAGAGTAACTCAGGTGTTTGCTTAGCTTCTTTGCCCAGATTGGATAGTGATATAGAACTAAATTTTCCAGAAATCAATCAGCAATTTATTGATGCAAACAGATTTAAAATAAGCACAACTAATGAAGACTTAAAATCAACTACTGcacaaaatttgtataaatccGAAAATGATAGTGATAAAGACTTTAACGATAGACGTGTTCAAACACCTGAAATTAATTGTGTAGAGACAgcaaaattaagtaaatatagaaaaattaaaactacagATTCGTTGCCAAATGAGTCTAGAACAGACAGTGTTATTATTAAGAATCCAGATACCATGAGAAAAAAAGAAGTATATAATGATacagtccttcaagaaaaattGGAGCAAATCCAAAAATTTGATATGAATTCTGATATGCAGGATAATGCGATATTAAAGGATATGAGTTgcagcgccattgattttagtttaaatacgTTAAACCAGAGTTCTGCAGTTAGTATACattctgaaaatattattgtacaaGCTGATCTTAAAACAGACAAGATGTCGACAAAAGACGAAAACGAAACACAAATGTGTGCCCTTTCTTTAGTGACTAAGAAAGTTGAAATGGAATTAAGCGGATTGGAACAAAACGATCATAATAcgaaaacagaaaaaaaacaaagtgaACCTGGATTTTCGTTAGGGCTGATTTATGAAGATACTACTATATTACCAGAATTAGATCCTAATCCTAAAATTGACCATCCTACACCTATTGTTACCACTATGCttcatgataataaaagcttaTCAGATATAGAAAGCTTGATACCTTGCAGTTCTCATGCTGGTCTAGAAGACGAGATTCAATTTGAATGTGATAAGGCCAATCATAAAGACGAAGACATATTTAAAGATGACATTGTGATTGCAGCCTTGAGTGGGAGTAGCGTTAAATACGataacataacaaacagtaataaaaataatatggatAAACGAAAAGAGTTAGTTTATATAcagaatagtaaaaaaaattgcagtattaaaacaaacgaaACGCCAAAACAAAAGCTAAGTAACGACTTAACAACAGACTCTAATATAAATGAAGTAAGTGCAAATCAAAACAGTGAAAACCAAGTTGAATCTATtcatagtataaataaaagaagtcAAGTGATAGATAATGCTTTCTACCAAATGGAATCCCCTTATTGTCCCGAAGAAAATACGGCTCATCCAAAAAACATCGAAAACTTAAATCCACCTGAAAAAAACTCTGTAGAAAAGACtcttaattatgaaaatgtaaataatgaacCTAGACGTGCGCAATGTGCTATGCAATTGGATAATTCAAATGCAGAGTCGGAGTTATGTGAATATAATGAAAACGATATATGTAAACAAAGGGCAATGCGTagtgaaaaaattatttctgaatcaagtattatagaaaataatttaaacgttGTCCAAGTTTGCAAATTGCAAGTTAAAGAAGATACAAACACAAATAGTAAGGACGATTcaaatattaagaaaagtaATAAAGATGAAGCAAACGAATTTGAAAATTCCTGGCCCGACTCTATAGCACACATGGATACTGGCgttaatcaaatatttataaatcctTCTGAAGCAAAAAAAGAAGACCAAGAAGTAAAGGATATTATGCAAGAAAATTtaagcaaaaataatattatttgcacAACTGGTCTACAATTTCCATCAGAGTCTTTAAAATCCAATAatcaaaatgatttattttcaacCATTGAGGATACATCTGAAATATCAATAGCAAATATGCCGACAGATGATAGAGATGCATCCTCAAACCACAATAATGATAGTTCTTTATCCTCATGTAATAATGGTCTAAATGAATTGGCACCCAAAGAAATGGtgataaatgaaaatgaacTGAATAGTGAAATTTCACCATGCGTTAATAACGATTTGCGAAATAGTGAAGTGTCAGAAGACGTAGTCAAACATCACATTCGAAATCACACTTTTTCTACATATAAGAAATCCTTTTATAAAAGATGTTTTAGAAAAGCATATTTTTCGCCTTGGATGCaaaaactgtttatttttagttcaGGACTTTGTGTGAAATCATCTCAAAAACAAACTGAGGACATTAAATATGAGAAATATTTTACCAACGTCGATAACAGATCGATAATTGAAAACAACAATTATGATAAGTGTGTGGAagaaatagaaagaaatattaaCGATACCATTTCCACTTCCACGCCAAATTACCCGTCTCaagatttaatagaaaaactcTTTAATCCAAgccaaatattaattaacgaaagtaaaaatcatattGGCCCTGATTGTATTCAAGAAGAAAACATAGGAAGCATCGATAGAGAAAACATAGAATCGAATAATGGAGATCACGATTTAAATGAAACACCTATAgagaagttaaaaaataatgtaatatttccGAAGCGAGTTGATTTAAAAAGATCCTTATCAGATTCTGCTATTGATTTATACAGTGATgatagttttaataaagtttcatCAAATAAGCGACGCAGGCTTATATTTGAGAATTTTATTGAGCCTCGTGCAAACGAAGAAGATGTTTGTGATGTGATACAAAATAATAGGAGAAAATCCATTTCTGCGATATGTAATAATGACAACCTCTTAATTCttataaatgataatgaatatataatagCAGAAGAAGATTGTGAATCTAGCAATATTGAATATGTAGAATCGTCAGAATTCTTGCAAGTAACTGAAGAAGCTAATGTTAATGAAGTTCATAAAGAACTTCAAAATGATTCCATTCTCGGTAGTACTGAATTAAATGTAGACTGTTCATTAACGCATGATTTTAACCAAGAAAAATGGTTAGGTGGTGATAGCTATGGAGAGAACATATTCAACGACGATGTCGCTGTAGATATTACAATAAGTGCCCCTATATCCCctgaaaattcaaatttgtCAAGCAATGACAGTGTATGCACAGATAATGAGAGTGACCATATTGttagaataaaagaaatatatggaGAAAACATGTGCATGAATGATATGCAAATAGTTGAGACGTTATACAAAATGCCACAAATGAATGTTAACAAGACGCTGGTCGACATTGAATCTCAAAATTCATTAGACAataaaaatgatgtattacttTCACCAAATAGATACTCGGAAATCCTTGATCCAAATATCAGCCCTATTCTATTAGATAGAAGTTATAGAAATGATGAcgatattatattagaacacgGGGAAGATCGAGATATCGAGTCTTCAGTAAGAATAAATGTCGATAATGAtgacttaaataaatacaatggTGATGAAAAACGCATTGAATCTTGTGATTTGATTAATAACACGTCATTAGCAAGTAACGATTGTAAATATTCCGCATCTAGTTCACCGGAAGTGTCGTCAACTACATCAGAGGATAAATGTTCaagtattttgttaaaaattacaagtGTAAATGGTTCGAGACGAtcagaaattaataatgtgtCTGATAATGTCCAGCAGTTACGGTACAAATTTACTGAAAAGAACGATTACCATACTAACTATAGACCTTTGATTACAAAAGCAGCGCAGAAATATATACCACCTATAATTGAGTCACATGATCTTAAAGTTAAATTACCCTTACCTCagaatagtttaaataaattaaaagaactAAAGTTAGCTAAAAGTGAGCCTTTATTTAGTACAATATCCAATCATAAGAAAGCTACTATGAGACAGGATGTTGTTCGTAAAAAAGTGAAGCCGAAGTTTGAGGATGTGCTTAAAAGTATTGATGAGATTCAATTCAAAATGcataaagataaatttaaaaaaacgaaaCATAGCATTCCTAAAGTACTTATAAAGAAACATGAAAACGGGGCACATTATGCCAGcacatcaataaaaaaaaaactatacaatCCAGATCTAACTGGTAGAAAGTGGCAACCTTGGGTATTTATTGAAAGAAATGAGTTTATCGACAGAATGGCTCAAAGAAATAAACGTAAAGCGATATATTGTCATAGAAagaaaacatttgttttagaAGAGAagttaaaaaagtataaatctATATGCACggcaaaatttgttatttctcAGCCCACATTAGACCATCCATCATCGGGTAATTTAAAGTATACAATTAGATTGAAACATAATTACTGA
- the LOC125050869 gene encoding cleft lip and palate transmembrane protein 1-like protein, whose translation MKYISFSLIVSLFFAGYVINTIWNLAEIFIPPECSRGEKCFTSYLASNPVQCLVLFTSVTENPYREGISGASVNKVHTSLKFDYRKSSKMVVNLKIPRRTRNNGSFYMHAVLLDEKRLYDDFIDIFKTEAVHTLPLVTFMEPQAEMFNLLQAKTETKAPQKKIKPYAHISTEAPLSILTDNLNLPPKKIPGELYAYLRIKQGKFLPIIQHNVLKSRISHLQLLNSSSSEVNVTVDVAPTSYGVLRLALHVKLALEQLQMLGFSEKDVDDVKGIFADTNLYLLSATVLIASCHLLFDFLAFKNDVSFWRSKRSLAGLSPRTVLWRAFSQFVIFFYLIDEQTSLLVLVPAGVSAVIELWKASKVLHVRVSVSGGRVRVWREAGDAGEQQTARADAEAMRYLALVLYPLCAAGAIYSLLYEPHRSWYSWALHSVVNGVYAFGFILMLPQLFVNYRLRSVAALPWRAFMYKAFNTFIDDVFAFIITMPTAHRVACFRDDIVFLIYLYQRWLYPVDKSRTDSALSMDENPDELEPAKEKAD comes from the exons ATGAAATACATTTCGTTTAGCTTAAttgtatctttattttttgctgGTTATGTTATCAATACAATATGGAATTTAGCTGAAATATTTATACCGCCTGAATGTAGTCGTGGCGAAAAATGTTTTACGTCTTATTTAGCTTCAAATCCTGTGCAGTGTCTAGTGTTATTTACTTCAGTTACCGAAAATCCTTATAGGGAGGGGATATCGGGTGCGTCAGTAAATAAAGTTCACACATCTTTAAAATTTGATTACCGCAAATCTTCAAAAAT GgttgtgaatttaaaaatacctcGTCGTACTCGAAATAATGGATCTTTTTATATGCATGCTGTACTATTGGATGAAAAACGCCTTTATGAcgattttattgatatatttaagaCGGAAGCTGTGCATACCTTGCCTCTTGTCACATTTATGGAACCTCAGGCAGAAATGTTCAATCTTCTACAGGCT AAAACAGAAACGAAAGCTccacagaaaaaaattaaaccataTGCCCACATATCCACCGAGGCCCCACTGTCAATATTGACAGATAATTTAAACTTGCCCCCTAAAAAAATTCCTGGGGAATTATATGCCTATTTGAG GATTAAACAAGGAAAATTTTTGCCAATAATCCAgcataatgttttaaaatcacGTATATCCCATTTACAATTACTAAATAGCAGTAGTTCAGAAGTGAATGTGACAGTAGATGTGGCACCAACATCATATGGTGTGTTAAGATTGGCATTGCATGTAAAATTGGCACTAGAACAACTCCAGATGCTTGGCTTCAGTGAGAAGGATGTGGACGATGTTAAAGGAATATTTGCTGACACAAATTTGTATCTTCTATCTGCAACTGTTCTAATTGCAAGTTGTCAT CTGCTGTTTGATTTCTTGGCGTTCAAGAATGACGTGTCGTTCTGGCGTAGTAAGCGGTCTTTAGCCGGACTGTCGCCTCGCACTGTATTGTGGCGGGCATTCTCGCAATTCGTCATCTTCTTTTATCTGATTGATGAACAGACGTCTTTACTGGTTCTAGTGCCGGCCGGTGTTAGTGCTGTTATTGag TTGTGGAAAGCCAGCAAAGTTCTGCACGTGCGCGTGTCCGTATCAGGCGGGCGCGTGCGCGTGTGGCGCGAAGCGGGTGACGCTGGCGAACAGCAAACGGCACGAGCAGATGCAGAGGCCATGCGGTACCTTGCCCTCGTGCTGTATCCACTCTGTGCCGCTGGGGCCATTTACTCGCTGCTATACGAGCCACATAGGAG CTGGTACTCATGGGCGCTGCATAGCGTTGTAAATGGCGTGTACGCATTTGGGTTCATACTGATGCTACCGCAGCTCTTCGTGAATTATCGGCTGCGGTCGGTCGCGGCACTCCCCTGGCGTGCCTTCATGTATAAAGCTTTCAACACCTTCATTGACGACGTTTTCGCCTTCATCATCACGATGCCCACGGCACACCGCGTGGCTTGCTTCCGCGATGACATCGTGTTTCTCATATATCTATACCAAAGATG gtTGTACCCTGTTGACAAATCGCGTACTGATAGTGCCCTCAGTATGGACGAGAACCCTGATGAGTTGGAACCTGCAAAGGAGAAGGCTGACTAA